A window from Enterocloster bolteae encodes these proteins:
- a CDS encoding phage portal protein: MIVYMDRASIESLTVKDIREIVVKQSYQMKYRKLERYYVGDHDILHSERTDKTGGDNRIVNNMARYITDTATGYFLGQPVVYSSENEEYLQTIQDIFDYNDEQDHNTELGKQCSIKGDCFEMVYLDEDGRIRLGLVFPENLILFYETESEFTSPLAAIRMVRGMDKNGNILLRVEFWTWTQVIYLQSFNGGVLEVTGWKEHYWNDVPFCEYVNNRERIGDFEGVLSEIDAYNRVQSNTANYFQYNDDAILKVTRLGDVDSKDIAQMKRERAVILEDGGDVGWILKTVDDTALENYKNRLREDIHLGANVPNMTDEAFGGNLSGVAVSYKLWGLEQICAIKERKFKRALQRRIELITHVLNLLGHNYDYRDLDMQFRRNKPQNILEQSQIIGNLSSMLSKETLLQLLPFVDNPKEELEKLEEEKQEGMESFGMYQNLARAFQTEEADQEGEAEKG; the protein is encoded by the coding sequence ATGATTGTATATATGGACCGGGCCTCCATCGAGTCCCTGACGGTGAAGGATATCCGGGAAATCGTGGTGAAGCAAAGCTACCAAATGAAATACAGGAAACTGGAACGCTACTATGTGGGGGATCATGACATCCTGCATTCAGAGCGGACAGATAAGACCGGAGGTGACAACCGGATTGTCAATAACATGGCCCGCTACATCACCGACACGGCCACAGGCTATTTCCTGGGGCAGCCGGTGGTGTACAGCTCCGAGAACGAGGAATATCTGCAGACCATTCAGGATATCTTCGACTATAACGATGAGCAGGATCACAACACGGAGCTGGGGAAACAGTGCAGCATCAAAGGGGACTGCTTTGAGATGGTCTATCTGGATGAGGACGGGAGGATCCGGCTGGGCCTGGTTTTCCCGGAAAACCTTATCCTGTTTTATGAGACGGAAAGCGAGTTCACCTCCCCGCTTGCGGCCATCCGCATGGTGCGGGGCATGGATAAGAATGGGAATATTCTCCTGCGTGTGGAGTTTTGGACGTGGACCCAGGTTATCTACCTACAATCTTTTAACGGAGGAGTGTTAGAAGTGACCGGGTGGAAAGAGCATTATTGGAATGACGTGCCATTTTGCGAGTACGTCAACAACCGGGAGCGGATTGGGGACTTTGAAGGGGTCCTTTCCGAGATTGACGCTTATAACCGGGTGCAATCCAATACGGCCAACTATTTTCAGTACAATGACGATGCCATCCTGAAGGTGACGCGGCTGGGGGATGTGGATTCCAAGGACATAGCGCAGATGAAGCGGGAACGTGCCGTCATTCTGGAGGATGGAGGAGATGTGGGATGGATTTTAAAGACAGTGGATGACACGGCGCTCGAGAACTATAAGAACCGGTTGCGTGAGGATATCCACCTGGGAGCCAATGTCCCCAACATGACAGATGAGGCGTTTGGAGGGAATCTGTCCGGTGTGGCGGTCTCCTATAAGCTGTGGGGCCTGGAGCAGATATGCGCCATCAAGGAACGGAAGTTCAAGCGGGCTCTGCAGCGGAGGATTGAGCTAATTACCCACGTCCTGAACCTGCTGGGACATAATTATGATTACCGGGACCTTGATATGCAGTTCCGGCGTAATAAGCCGCAGAACATCCTGGAGCAGTCACAAATCATAGGAAACCTGTCCAGTATGCTGTCTAAGGAGACGCTGCTGCAACTTCTGCCCTTTGTGGACAATCCGAAGGAGGAGCTGGAAAAGCTGGAGGAGGAGAAACAGGAGGGGATGGAATCCTTTGGTATGTACCAGAACCTGGCCCGGGCATTCCAGACCGAAGAGGCCGACCAGGAAGGGGAGGCTGAAAAAGGATGA
- a CDS encoding minor capsid protein, translating into MNQRQRNAWIEAAKEQVLRNAEASDGCEADLMELYDECVNGLENEIRAFYSRYARDNQLTEAQASKLLTGKEYSTWKKSLEGYLEELEGQGKDSRLALELNTLAAKSQVSRKEQLLANVYHNMSRLAGRSETELTGLLEGLVQTNYERKMFDIQSIGGVAWDVSKVDERLLKQILSYPWSGRQYSKALWDNTDQLAALTRRELTLGFMSGASVDKIAKEIDDVMGKGRYAAQRLVRTEASYFANQGQLLAYQDAGVTKYRFLGGGCEICQRLNGQMFELSDARAGENLPPIHPNCKCTTVAAYDIPVFKQRQGNPLESNPKFEEWKKKHMEEADQVESGPGQEPVKKGIFASLKERREATGLLQPYASKVKVTGEVNQANYKKAAAELERQLAKAPFQKLDEITIFDSRDAPGKIGSAVGKQLRMGTALMNAPEKYYEGSVLNWTKRIETSMGKLRTRLNEGASEAVREAYGRQMELKRYSRGNVLYNGREIACVIQHEMMHMIVNETGMRDDRELKECYNRAMKSGDIYGISYRASENEREFICEAAVMYENGEPMPEYIKRLVKECKSHEA; encoded by the coding sequence ATGAACCAGCGGCAACGCAATGCATGGATTGAAGCAGCAAAAGAACAGGTCTTACGGAACGCAGAAGCGTCCGATGGATGCGAGGCAGACTTGATGGAGCTGTATGACGAATGTGTGAATGGCCTTGAAAATGAAATACGGGCCTTTTACAGCCGGTATGCAAGGGACAATCAGCTGACAGAGGCCCAGGCCTCAAAGCTGCTGACGGGAAAGGAATACAGTACATGGAAAAAGTCATTGGAGGGATACCTTGAGGAACTGGAAGGCCAGGGGAAGGATTCGCGGCTGGCCTTGGAACTGAACACCCTGGCGGCCAAGAGCCAGGTCAGCCGGAAGGAGCAGCTGCTGGCGAATGTGTACCATAACATGTCACGTCTGGCTGGCCGGTCAGAGACAGAGTTGACCGGACTGCTGGAAGGCCTTGTTCAGACCAACTATGAACGTAAAATGTTCGATATCCAGAGTATCGGGGGCGTGGCCTGGGATGTGTCGAAGGTGGATGAACGGCTGTTAAAGCAGATATTATCTTATCCATGGAGCGGAAGGCAGTATTCAAAAGCGCTTTGGGACAACACGGACCAGCTGGCAGCGCTGACCCGCCGTGAACTGACTCTGGGATTCATGAGCGGGGCCAGTGTGGATAAGATTGCAAAGGAGATTGACGATGTGATGGGGAAGGGAAGGTATGCGGCCCAGCGTCTGGTACGGACGGAGGCCAGTTACTTTGCCAATCAGGGCCAGCTGCTTGCGTATCAGGATGCCGGAGTGACAAAGTACCGTTTCCTGGGGGGAGGCTGTGAAATCTGCCAGCGCCTGAATGGTCAGATGTTTGAACTATCAGACGCACGCGCCGGGGAAAACCTGCCGCCCATCCATCCGAACTGTAAATGTACCACGGTGGCTGCATATGATATACCTGTATTTAAACAGCGCCAGGGAAATCCGCTGGAAAGCAATCCGAAGTTTGAAGAATGGAAGAAAAAGCATATGGAGGAAGCGGATCAAGTGGAATCAGGACCAGGACAGGAGCCGGTTAAGAAAGGCATCTTTGCGAGCCTAAAGGAACGACGGGAGGCGACCGGCCTGCTGCAGCCCTACGCATCCAAGGTAAAGGTGACCGGGGAGGTCAATCAAGCAAATTACAAGAAAGCAGCTGCGGAGCTGGAACGGCAGCTTGCAAAGGCCCCGTTTCAGAAACTGGATGAAATCACCATATTTGATTCCCGGGATGCGCCTGGAAAAATAGGCTCAGCCGTTGGAAAACAATTACGGATGGGTACGGCACTCATGAATGCGCCGGAGAAGTATTATGAAGGAAGTGTACTGAACTGGACAAAACGGATTGAAACTTCCATGGGAAAGCTGCGGACGAGACTAAATGAAGGGGCATCGGAAGCAGTCAGGGAGGCATATGGCAGGCAGATGGAATTAAAACGCTACAGCCGGGGAAATGTCTTATATAACGGCCGTGAGATAGCATGTGTCATCCAGCATGAAATGATGCATATGATTGTAAACGAAACAGGGATGCGGGATGACAGGGAATTAAAGGAATGTTATAATAGGGCTATGAAAAGCGGCGATATTTATGGTATTTCCTACCGCGCTTCGGAAAATGAACGGGAGTTTATTTGTGAGGCAGCGGTTATGTACGAAAACGGGGAGCCGATGCCGGAATACATAAAACGCCTGGTGAAGGAGTGTAAATCGCATGAAGCATGA
- a CDS encoding capsid assembly scaffolding protein Gp46 family protein, translated as MEEGTKAAVSETVLEQQGEKQEEGGLLDKIRSLLGGSQKKEESPGTQTPAKDGKTAGETKEEGTDGKAASHEKQAEKTYTQAELAAEIEKAVKEAKEAEEARRAEEKRLEKLSPQEREAEEREAIKKENAELTGKLKRMELEQKASAKLAEKKLPGGLSEFLDYTDEARMAASLEKIGAMYQEQLETGIKERLKGTTPKGLGGAASLTDGMISAEIQKRIRGGL; from the coding sequence ATGGAAGAAGGAACAAAGGCAGCTGTGTCAGAAACGGTATTGGAGCAGCAGGGAGAGAAACAGGAGGAGGGGGGACTGCTTGATAAGATACGCAGCCTCCTGGGAGGCAGCCAGAAGAAAGAGGAGAGCCCAGGAACACAGACGCCCGCAAAGGATGGGAAAACAGCAGGGGAAACAAAGGAGGAAGGGACAGACGGGAAGGCGGCTTCCCATGAAAAGCAGGCAGAAAAAACCTATACCCAGGCAGAGCTGGCCGCAGAGATTGAAAAAGCCGTAAAGGAAGCAAAGGAGGCGGAAGAGGCCCGGCGGGCGGAGGAAAAGCGCCTGGAGAAGCTTTCACCGCAGGAACGGGAGGCCGAGGAGCGGGAGGCCATAAAAAAGGAGAACGCAGAGCTGACCGGGAAACTGAAGCGGATGGAGCTGGAACAGAAAGCGTCCGCTAAGCTGGCGGAGAAGAAGCTTCCGGGCGGACTGTCGGAATTCCTGGATTATACAGATGAAGCCAGGATGGCGGCCAGCCTGGAGAAGATTGGAGCCATGTACCAGGAGCAGTTGGAGACCGGCATCAAGGAGCGACTTAAGGGCACCACTCCCAAGGGACTGGGAGGAGCAGCCAGTCTGACAGACGGCATGATCAGCGCGGAAATCCAGAAACGAATCAGAGGAGGATTATAA